In Streptococcus dysgalactiae subsp. dysgalactiae, the following are encoded in one genomic region:
- a CDS encoding ABC transporter substrate-binding protein: MGFKKASLIAFISLATLSLAACRKEAGQAHQSAKVGIIQYAEHSALNAAREGFIEALAEGGFKEGKTLTVTTRNAQGDQANLQTMVEQLAGKNDLNFAIATPAAQALLNSDQETPAVFTAVTDPVSAGLVDSLAKPGGNMTGSIDATDVAGQIDLLTKALPQAKTVGIFYNSSEVNSEVQAKAAKKALEKKGLKVLVKTVTTTNDVQQVMTSLANQVDAVYLPTDNTVASTASTIGDILKEAKVPSMGSDDSYLSAVLFTSGVDYKAIGKQAGKEAVAILKGKSPATIKVAKPEKAKIAVNDDMAKALGMDSQAIKALGK, from the coding sequence ATGGGATTTAAAAAAGCATCACTCATCGCCTTTATAAGCTTGGCAACTTTATCACTGGCTGCTTGTCGCAAGGAGGCAGGGCAGGCCCATCAATCAGCTAAGGTCGGCATTATTCAATATGCAGAACACTCTGCTTTAAATGCTGCGCGTGAAGGATTTATTGAAGCCTTGGCAGAAGGAGGTTTCAAGGAAGGCAAAACGCTGACAGTGACAACTCGAAATGCTCAAGGGGATCAAGCAAACCTCCAAACCATGGTAGAACAGTTAGCTGGTAAAAATGACTTGAATTTTGCCATTGCTACACCAGCTGCTCAGGCTTTGTTAAATAGCGATCAAGAGACGCCAGCTGTTTTCACGGCAGTAACGGATCCTGTTTCAGCAGGCCTAGTGGATTCTTTGGCTAAGCCAGGTGGGAATATGACAGGATCAATTGATGCCACAGATGTAGCTGGGCAAATTGATTTATTGACAAAGGCTTTGCCACAAGCTAAAACCGTTGGTATTTTTTACAATTCAAGCGAGGTGAATTCTGAAGTACAGGCCAAAGCAGCTAAGAAAGCTCTGGAGAAAAAGGGGCTCAAGGTTCTTGTTAAGACGGTTACCACAACTAATGATGTGCAACAAGTCATGACGAGCTTAGCTAATCAAGTAGATGCCGTTTACCTACCGACAGATAATACTGTAGCTTCTACAGCCAGCACTATCGGTGATATTCTGAAAGAAGCCAAGGTGCCTTCTATGGGAAGCGACGATTCTTACCTATCAGCTGTTCTGTTTACATCAGGAGTAGACTACAAAGCTATTGGGAAGCAAGCCGGCAAAGAAGCGGTAGCTATTCTAAAAGGGAAAAGTCCAGCAACTATTAAGGTAGCGAAACCTGAAAAGGCTAAAATTGCCGTTAATGACGACATGGCAAAAGCATTGGGGATGGATTCCCAAGCCATCAAAGCACTTGGGAAATAG
- a CDS encoding ABC transporter substrate-binding protein, with amino-acid sequence MKKVYYLVIMALATLTLAACRSTKDQVANQKDIHVGILQYMEHDSLSSARKGFEAELEAEGYKKGKNLTLDYQNAQGDQSNLQTISEQLISKNDLILAIATPAAQSLATVSTETPVVFTAVTDALSADLVDSIKKPGGLITGTSDQAPIDKQIDLLGQALPEAKRIGILYTTSERNSEVQVNEAEKLMTKAGYQVVKKGISSSNDVQDAANSLMKDVDAIFVPTDNTVASTMTMLGELSIANQVPIIGGSTDMVDAGGLLTYGTNYESLGKQVGKMAVKILKGEKPANLAVEHPKTVELHINQEMAKALNIDVSQLTAD; translated from the coding sequence ATGAAAAAAGTTTATTATCTCGTCATCATGGCATTAGCGACGCTAACACTAGCTGCTTGCCGGTCTACTAAAGACCAAGTGGCTAACCAGAAGGATATTCACGTAGGTATTTTGCAGTATATGGAGCATGATTCCTTGTCTTCAGCCCGTAAGGGATTTGAGGCGGAGTTAGAGGCTGAGGGCTATAAAAAAGGTAAAAACCTGACGTTAGATTACCAAAATGCTCAAGGTGACCAGTCCAACCTACAGACTATTTCAGAACAATTGATTTCTAAAAATGATTTGATTTTGGCTATCGCAACCCCTGCTGCCCAGTCTTTGGCAACTGTATCAACAGAAACACCAGTTGTTTTTACGGCAGTAACAGATGCCCTATCAGCTGATTTAGTGGACAGTATTAAAAAACCTGGAGGCTTGATAACAGGAACAAGCGACCAGGCACCAATAGACAAGCAAATTGACTTGCTTGGTCAGGCCCTTCCCGAGGCTAAAAGAATTGGAATATTATACACTACTAGCGAACGTAACTCAGAAGTTCAGGTGAATGAAGCTGAAAAACTCATGACCAAGGCGGGCTATCAGGTTGTCAAAAAAGGCATTTCTAGTTCCAATGATGTGCAAGATGCGGCTAACAGCTTGATGAAAGATGTAGATGCTATTTTTGTTCCAACAGATAATACGGTTGCCTCAACCATGACCATGTTGGGAGAACTGTCTATTGCCAATCAAGTTCCCATTATCGGTGGGTCAACAGATATGGTAGATGCTGGAGGCTTGCTAACCTACGGTACTAACTACGAGAGTCTTGGAAAACAAGTTGGGAAAATGGCAGTCAAAATTTTAAAAGGGGAAAAGCCAGCTAATCTCGCCGTTGAACACCCTAAAACAGTTGAATTGCACATTAATCAAGAGATGGCTAAAGCCCTCAATATTGATGTGTCACAATTAACAGCAGATTAA
- a CDS encoding ABC transporter permease: protein MSLVLSSLSQGLLWSIMAIGVYLTFRILDIADLTAEGSYPLGAAICATGIVSGLNPLLATMLAFGGGLLAGLVSGLIHTKLKIPALLTGIVTLTGLYSINLKVLGKANVALLRQKTLVTQLYDMGFTKIAAVMIIGALFAVVVIALLTLLMKTQIGLALRSTGDNIPMSESNGIKTEHMKMLGYMVSNGLIALCGALLCQNNGYADLNAGVGTIVIGLASIIIAEVMIRNLSIGWRLASIVLGSIVYRLIILAILAIPGMDADLVKLFSAILLATVLFVPELQKKLNIRKPKLG from the coding sequence ATGTCACTCGTTTTATCAAGCTTGTCTCAAGGTTTACTGTGGTCTATCATGGCTATTGGTGTTTACCTCACTTTCCGTATTTTGGATATTGCGGATTTGACGGCTGAGGGTTCTTATCCTCTGGGCGCAGCTATTTGTGCGACAGGTATCGTCTCAGGCTTAAACCCTCTGTTAGCAACCATGCTCGCTTTTGGAGGTGGCCTATTAGCAGGATTGGTGTCAGGACTTATTCATACCAAATTAAAAATTCCAGCTCTGTTAACAGGGATTGTCACTTTGACAGGACTTTATTCCATAAATCTCAAGGTTTTAGGCAAGGCCAATGTGGCCCTTCTTCGACAAAAAACCTTGGTAACGCAACTTTACGATATGGGATTTACTAAGATTGCGGCGGTGATGATTATTGGTGCTCTCTTTGCAGTAGTGGTGATTGCTCTCTTAACCCTTTTGATGAAAACCCAAATTGGTTTGGCGCTGCGCTCCACAGGGGATAATATTCCTATGAGTGAATCAAACGGCATTAAGACAGAACACATGAAAATGCTTGGCTACATGGTGTCCAATGGTTTAATTGCTTTGTGTGGTGCTCTTCTTTGTCAAAATAATGGCTACGCCGATTTAAATGCAGGGGTAGGAACGATTGTTATAGGTCTAGCTTCTATTATCATTGCCGAAGTCATGATTCGCAATTTGAGCATTGGTTGGCGCTTAGCTTCCATTGTCTTGGGATCAATCGTTTACCGTTTGATTATCTTGGCTATTCTAGCTATTCCAGGCATGGATGCCGATCTAGTAAAACTTTTCTCAGCTATTTTGCTAGCAACCGTGCTATTTGTCCCAGAATTGCAAAAGAAATTGAACATTCGTAAACCCAAATTAGGATAG
- a CDS encoding IS110 family RNA-guided transposase encodes MLKIVYPNCCGIDVHKTFVVAVIAITNNQGITEYHRKRFSTFTNGLTQLRDWLEYYSCFDVCMESTGKYWIPGFNILEEQTNVCLAHPKYVKAIRGKKTDKKDAQWIADLFKHDLVASSFIPQLKIRQLRDLFRYRMKLTQLQVGEKNRYQNCLTWSNLQIASVVSDVFGKSAQAIIKSILDNPQDKPSIEQLVHKRMKNKVQDFEIAMEGALTPEQAEKIRVIKAHYDALAICKEDLEQMIRELGQDYQHQVKLIQTVPGFKEDLSALRIISEIDCDMTVFDSAAKLCSWAGLVPANNESAGKKFSTRISKGGKYLKPFLVQVANAVVKSDKHPELRNKYLKLKKRRGHRKAIIAICRRLLVSVYQVLRKKEDYNPVLQGLTQIRNPDKTMSVQDAVRFAQQHGFNVA; translated from the coding sequence ATGTTAAAAATCGTTTATCCTAATTGTTGTGGAATTGATGTGCATAAAACTTTTGTCGTAGCAGTTATTGCCATCACCAATAATCAAGGAATTACTGAGTACCATCGTAAACGCTTCTCCACCTTTACCAATGGACTCACTCAGCTACGTGATTGGTTGGAATATTATTCCTGCTTCGATGTCTGTATGGAATCTACTGGTAAATACTGGATTCCTGGTTTCAATATCCTAGAAGAACAGACCAATGTCTGCTTAGCTCATCCCAAATATGTCAAAGCTATTCGAGGAAAGAAAACCGACAAGAAAGATGCGCAATGGATAGCCGACCTTTTCAAGCATGATTTAGTTGCTTCTAGCTTTATTCCCCAGCTCAAAATCAGACAACTCCGTGACCTTTTCAGATATCGCATGAAGCTAACACAACTTCAGGTTGGCGAGAAAAATCGGTATCAGAACTGTCTCACTTGGTCTAATCTTCAAATTGCAAGTGTCGTTTCCGATGTTTTCGGAAAAAGTGCTCAAGCTATTATTAAGAGCATCCTTGACAATCCACAAGATAAACCCAGTATTGAGCAACTGGTTCACAAGAGAATGAAGAATAAAGTCCAAGACTTTGAAATCGCTATGGAAGGTGCTTTAACACCTGAACAAGCTGAGAAAATCAGAGTTATCAAAGCTCATTATGATGCCTTAGCTATCTGTAAAGAAGATTTGGAACAGATGATTCGGGAACTGGGACAAGACTATCAACATCAAGTAAAACTAATTCAAACCGTACCTGGTTTCAAAGAAGACTTATCTGCTCTCAGAATCATCTCAGAAATTGATTGCGATATGACAGTCTTTGATTCAGCTGCCAAACTGTGTTCCTGGGCTGGACTTGTCCCTGCCAACAATGAAAGTGCTGGGAAAAAGTTTTCTACGCGCATTTCTAAAGGGGGAAAATACCTGAAACCTTTCCTTGTTCAAGTCGCAAACGCTGTTGTCAAATCTGATAAGCATCCAGAATTGAGAAACAAGTATCTTAAACTCAAGAAACGCCGTGGACACCGAAAAGCAATTATCGCTATCTGTCGCAGATTACTGGTTTCTGTGTACCAAGTGCTACGGAAAAAAGAAGACTACAATCCTGTTTTACAAGGACTGACCCAAATACGAAATCCTGATAAAACGATGTCTGTTCAAGACGCTGTTCGTTTTGCACAACAGCACGGATTCAATGTCGCTTAA
- a CDS encoding ABC transporter ATP-binding protein, which produces MTTRLSIQAIHKTFEAGTINENHVLRGLSLDVAEGDFISIIGGNGAGKSTLMNTLAGTFPIDQGDILLDGQSIKKLPASKRAKDISRVFQDPKMGTASRLTIEENMAIAHRRGKSRGLSWGVKDKDRQLFKEALKELGLHLENRLKVDTQFLSGGQRQALTLLMASLEKPKVLLLDEHTAALDPKTSAMVMELTQKIVENHGLTTLMITHNMENAIDYGNRLVMLHQGKIVVDVKGDEKKNLTVAQLMELFHQNSGQVLTDDALVLG; this is translated from the coding sequence ATGACGACGAGATTATCCATTCAAGCTATTCACAAAACCTTTGAAGCAGGAACCATTAATGAAAATCATGTTTTAAGAGGGTTATCTCTAGATGTGGCAGAAGGGGATTTTATTTCCATCATTGGAGGCAATGGGGCTGGTAAATCTACTCTCATGAATACTCTAGCTGGAACATTCCCTATTGACCAAGGCGATATTTTACTAGATGGTCAATCCATCAAGAAATTACCAGCCTCAAAACGTGCTAAGGATATTAGTCGAGTCTTTCAGGATCCTAAAATGGGAACAGCTTCACGTCTCACGATTGAAGAAAACATGGCTATTGCTCATCGTCGAGGCAAATCACGAGGGTTAAGTTGGGGAGTGAAAGACAAGGACCGTCAGTTATTTAAGGAAGCCTTGAAAGAATTAGGGTTACATTTAGAGAACCGTCTGAAAGTAGATACCCAATTCTTGTCAGGTGGTCAACGCCAAGCCTTGACTCTCTTGATGGCCTCATTGGAAAAGCCAAAAGTCTTACTCTTAGACGAACATACAGCTGCCCTTGACCCTAAAACTAGTGCGATGGTCATGGAATTGACTCAAAAAATCGTCGAGAACCATGGCCTAACGACCCTTATGATTACTCACAATATGGAAAATGCTATTGATTATGGCAATCGGCTGGTCATGCTCCATCAGGGGAAAATTGTAGTCGATGTGAAAGGGGACGAAAAGAAAAACTTAACAGTTGCCCAGTTGATGGAACTCTTCCATCAAAATAGTGGCCAAGTATTGACAGATGACGCCCTTGTTCTAGGTTAA
- a CDS encoding deoxynucleoside kinase, which translates to MLIVLAGTIGAGKSSLAAALGNHLGTEVFYEAVDNNPVLDLYYQNPKKYAFLLQIFFLNKRFKSIKEAYQSDNNILDRSIFEDELFLKLNYKNGNVTKTELEIYQELLENMLEELEGMPKKRPDLLIYIDVSFEKMLERIENRGRSFEQVRNNPELEQYYHQVHEEYPTWYEDYKVSPKMKIDGNSLDFVKNPDDLATVLQMVDDKLKELDLL; encoded by the coding sequence ATGTTGATTGTACTAGCAGGAACAATTGGGGCAGGCAAGAGTTCTCTTGCTGCTGCACTAGGAAATCATTTGGGAACTGAGGTATTTTATGAAGCAGTTGATAACAATCCTGTGCTTGATCTTTATTACCAAAATCCTAAAAAATATGCCTTCTTGCTTCAAATTTTCTTTTTAAATAAACGGTTTAAATCAATTAAAGAGGCTTATCAATCTGATAATAATATTCTTGATCGTTCTATTTTTGAAGACGAACTTTTCTTGAAACTAAACTATAAAAATGGCAATGTTACCAAGACAGAACTAGAAATCTACCAAGAGTTACTTGAAAACATGCTTGAAGAACTAGAGGGCATGCCTAAGAAACGTCCTGACCTCCTTATCTACATCGATGTCTCTTTTGAAAAAATGCTTGAACGCATCGAAAATCGGGGTCGAAGTTTTGAGCAGGTTAGGAACAATCCTGAACTCGAACAATATTATCACCAAGTTCACGAAGAATACCCAACTTGGTATGAAGACTACAAGGTATCTCCAAAGATGAAAATTGATGGTAACTCTCTTGATTTTGTTAAGAACCCAGACGACTTAGCAACTGTATTACAAATGGTTGATGACAAACTCAAAGAGTTGGATCTCTTATAA
- the dusB gene encoding tRNA dihydrouridine synthase DusB: protein MTKLNSSFTIGNVEIPHRTVLAPMAGVTNSAFRTIAKEFGAGLVVMEMISEKGLLYNNEKTLHMLHIDENEHPMSIQLFGGDTEGLKRAADFIQTNTKADIVDINMGCPVNKVVKNEAGAKWLRDPDKIYHIIKEVTSVLDIPLTVKMRTGWADSSLAVENALAAESAGVSALAMHGRTREQMYTGTCDHETLAQVSKAITKIPFIGNGDVRSVQDAKFMIEEIGVDAVMIGRAAMNNPYLFTQINHFFECGQELPDLPFTKKLDIAEEHLRRLIKLKGETIAVREFRGLAPHYLRGTAGAAKVRGAVSRAETLAEVEAIFAQVR from the coding sequence ATGACAAAACTTAATTCTTCCTTTACAATCGGTAATGTGGAAATCCCTCACCGTACCGTACTTGCTCCCATGGCTGGTGTGACCAATTCTGCCTTCCGTACCATCGCTAAAGAATTTGGTGCTGGCTTAGTGGTCATGGAAATGATTTCCGAAAAAGGACTTCTTTACAACAATGAAAAAACCCTTCATATGCTCCATATTGATGAGAATGAACATCCTATGTCCATTCAATTATTTGGTGGTGACACAGAAGGACTGAAACGTGCAGCTGACTTTATCCAAACCAACACCAAGGCCGACATTGTTGATATTAACATGGGTTGCCCTGTTAATAAGGTCGTCAAAAATGAGGCTGGTGCTAAGTGGCTCCGCGACCCTGATAAGATTTACCACATCATCAAGGAAGTCACATCTGTTTTAGATATTCCACTGACTGTTAAGATGCGTACTGGCTGGGCTGACAGTTCGCTTGCCGTTGAGAATGCCCTTGCCGCTGAGTCTGCTGGCGTATCTGCTCTTGCCATGCATGGTCGTACCCGTGAACAAATGTATACAGGAACCTGCGACCATGAGACATTGGCCCAAGTTTCTAAGGCTATCACTAAGATTCCATTTATTGGAAATGGGGATGTCCGTTCCGTCCAAGACGCCAAATTTATGATTGAAGAAATCGGTGTGGATGCTGTGATGATTGGCCGCGCAGCCATGAACAATCCTTACCTTTTCACTCAAATCAATCATTTCTTTGAGTGCGGACAAGAATTGCCAGATCTTCCCTTTACCAAGAAACTTGACATCGCCGAAGAACATCTTAGGCGTCTAATTAAACTAAAAGGTGAAACCATCGCTGTTCGGGAATTTCGTGGTTTAGCACCACACTATCTTCGTGGAACAGCTGGTGCTGCCAAAGTTCGGGGAGCTGTTTCACGCGCTGAGACTTTAGCTGAGGTTGAAGCGATTTTTGCACAAGTACGCTAA
- the hslO gene encoding Hsp33 family molecular chaperone HslO, which yields MDKIIKSISQSGAFRAYVLDSTETVKLAQEKHNTLSSSTVALGRTLIANQILAANQKGDSKITVKVIGDSSFGHVISVADTKGHVKGYIQNTGVDIKKTATGEVLVGPFMGKGHFVTIIDYGTGNPYTSTTPLITGEIGEDFAYYLTESEQTPSAIGLNVLLDENDKVKVAGGFMLQVLPGASEEEIARYEKRLQEMPAISQLLASENHVDALLDAIYGDEPYKRLSEEPLNFQCDCSRERFEAALMTLPKADLQAMIDEDKGAEIVCQFCGTKYQFNENDLEALINDKT from the coding sequence ATGGATAAAATTATTAAATCAATTTCTCAATCAGGTGCTTTTCGGGCTTATGTTCTTGATAGCACTGAAACAGTTAAATTGGCCCAGGAAAAACATAATACCCTATCGTCGTCAACAGTGGCTCTTGGTCGTACCTTGATTGCCAATCAAATATTAGCAGCCAATCAAAAAGGCGACAGCAAGATTACGGTTAAAGTAATTGGTGATTCTTCCTTTGGACATGTTATATCTGTAGCAGATACTAAGGGACATGTAAAGGGTTACATTCAAAACACTGGCGTTGACATAAAAAAAACAGCAACAGGTGAAGTGCTGGTTGGTCCTTTTATGGGCAAAGGTCATTTTGTAACAATTATTGACTATGGAACAGGTAATCCCTACACCTCTACAACGCCTCTTATTACTGGGGAAATTGGCGAAGATTTTGCCTATTATTTAACCGAATCAGAGCAAACACCCTCTGCTATTGGGCTTAATGTGCTTCTCGATGAAAATGATAAGGTCAAAGTTGCTGGCGGATTCATGCTACAAGTGTTACCTGGGGCTTCCGAAGAAGAGATTGCTCGCTATGAAAAACGCCTGCAAGAAATGCCTGCCATTTCTCAACTACTAGCTTCTGAAAATCATGTGGATGCCCTTTTGGATGCCATCTATGGAGATGAACCTTACAAACGTCTTTCTGAAGAACCGCTAAACTTCCAATGTGACTGTTCTAGAGAACGTTTTGAAGCAGCCTTAATGACTTTACCCAAAGCAGACTTACAGGCCATGATTGACGAAGATAAGGGTGCTGAAATTGTCTGCCAATTCTGCGGCACCAAGTACCAATTTAATGAAAATGATTTGGAGGCCCTCATCAATGACAAAACTTAA
- a CDS encoding CPBP family intramembrane glutamic endopeptidase codes for MMKKLYKIPVAFILIMAIAMYITYHIYGVSYGDPRFSHTFLPTYFILVPFSIFTYFKYKQNLGNHKPRYRLFMTMFIPVILLGIFTVINKFELSMVFLIPLIDGIFVGISEELVFRGIVFTNIAKEKGIFKGILISALIFSLLHSINVLGGLSISSMIAQLVSTFLAGIFFAAVYNYTKSITLLVIYHAVWDYILLTDVAQSFSFIGNSFLLLTILEVIIAITLLIRYKSE; via the coding sequence ATGATGAAGAAACTATACAAAATACCTGTTGCATTTATATTAATTATGGCGATAGCAATGTATATCACCTATCATATTTATGGAGTCAGCTACGGTGACCCTAGATTCTCTCATACATTTTTACCAACATATTTTATTTTAGTCCCATTTTCGATATTCACTTATTTCAAGTATAAGCAAAACTTGGGCAATCATAAACCCAGATACCGTTTGTTTATGACTATGTTTATCCCAGTCATTTTACTTGGAATATTTACAGTCATTAACAAATTTGAATTGTCTATGGTATTTTTGATACCTTTAATAGATGGTATTTTTGTTGGTATATCAGAAGAGTTAGTTTTTAGAGGTATTGTCTTCACTAATATAGCAAAAGAAAAAGGCATATTTAAAGGTATACTAATATCAGCATTAATTTTTTCTTTACTCCACAGTATTAATGTCCTAGGTGGCCTATCAATCTCTTCAATGATTGCGCAACTAGTTAGTACCTTTTTAGCAGGCATCTTCTTTGCAGCTGTCTATAACTATACTAAAAGCATCACGTTATTAGTCATTTATCACGCTGTTTGGGATTATATACTTCTTACTGATGTAGCTCAATCGTTTTCATTTATTGGAAATAGTTTTCTCTTATTAACTATTTTAGAAGTGATAATTGCTATCACCCTTTTAATAAGATATAAGTCAGAATAA
- a CDS encoding helix-turn-helix domain-containing protein produces MLENHYIEQTVRDKVLLVTLFFNAPSISIQDIRDATGLSDQQVRQYCKELNQLFEDKLMINLNKTSIQIEVLALCPIEDFLYPLYNQSKILQLLRFFVTNPIQNGMSLAQFAKTQFISTASAYRLKDSLLPYIEKIGLSIEKNSIVGDEYRIRYLIAFLQTKFGIEVYQLSHKDKFIIRHFLFNGMTNLRASHLLSETFIFYDVLLALSWKRHDKDVFIPESQILNELKEIFIYNNLATSIREIIQPHTGMTFGQNDLDYLFLIYLTANNSFGAKKWSLEHSLKTRTIFENNPNFQQLLQSIQKLSPLFDKNHPELVRILIYFSVYFILNLQHLIPGHVRFPSHYYTGNIEVFQIINQTITQWLLSIGIKESNQQHLFLLCYHLEQLLKNALPPITIVLITTNYINIDLLKNIISSQISTKSVAFHSFHLLTDDIYKVKNLNPDLVISDQRLLPFIKKELAFNALTLDCSYADVNRFTTQLQKHILLLKEEKYAKIIAEQLTSSAK; encoded by the coding sequence TTGCTAGAGAATCATTACATTGAACAAACCGTCAGAGATAAAGTATTATTAGTAACGCTTTTTTTTAATGCACCATCCATTTCCATACAGGATATTCGAGACGCGACTGGTTTATCCGATCAACAAGTCCGTCAGTATTGTAAAGAGCTGAATCAACTCTTTGAAGATAAACTGATGATTAATCTCAACAAAACCAGCATACAGATTGAGGTCTTGGCACTATGTCCGATTGAAGATTTTTTGTACCCTTTGTATAATCAATCAAAAATTTTGCAATTACTCCGATTTTTCGTTACGAATCCTATCCAGAATGGGATGTCTCTGGCTCAATTTGCTAAAACACAATTTATCTCGACTGCTTCTGCCTACCGTCTTAAAGACAGTTTATTACCTTATATTGAAAAAATTGGACTAAGCATCGAAAAAAATAGTATTGTCGGAGATGAGTACCGTATTCGTTACCTGATCGCTTTTTTGCAGACTAAATTTGGTATTGAAGTCTATCAATTAAGTCACAAAGATAAGTTTATCATTCGTCATTTTCTTTTTAATGGTATGACTAATCTTAGAGCCTCACATTTATTATCTGAGACCTTTATTTTTTATGATGTTCTTTTAGCTCTGTCCTGGAAACGTCACGACAAAGACGTTTTTATCCCCGAATCACAAATTCTCAACGAGTTAAAAGAAATATTTATCTACAATAATTTGGCTACCAGTATTCGGGAAATTATTCAGCCTCACACAGGAATGACGTTTGGTCAAAATGACTTAGATTATCTCTTTTTAATCTACCTGACTGCCAATAATTCCTTTGGCGCAAAAAAATGGTCCCTTGAACACTCTTTAAAAACACGTACTATCTTTGAAAACAATCCTAACTTTCAACAATTATTACAATCTATTCAGAAGCTCTCACCATTATTTGACAAAAATCACCCCGAGTTAGTTAGAATTTTAATTTATTTTTCTGTATACTTTATCCTTAACTTACAACATCTCATACCCGGACACGTGCGTTTTCCTTCTCATTACTACACAGGTAATATTGAAGTTTTTCAAATCATCAATCAAACGATTACACAATGGCTACTTAGCATAGGGATTAAAGAATCTAATCAACAGCATCTCTTTTTACTCTGTTATCACTTAGAACAGTTGCTCAAAAATGCCTTACCACCTATTACGATTGTTCTTATTACAACTAATTATATCAATATTGATCTTCTCAAGAATATTATCTCCTCACAAATTTCAACTAAAAGTGTTGCTTTTCACTCCTTTCATCTTTTAACAGATGATATTTATAAAGTGAAGAATCTGAATCCTGATCTCGTTATTAGTGACCAACGCCTTCTTCCGTTTATCAAGAAAGAACTAGCTTTCAATGCATTAACCCTTGATTGCTCTTATGCTGACGTTAATCGTTTTACTACCCAATTACAGAAGCATATCTTGCTACTTAAAGAGGAAAAATATGCGAAAATCATCGCTGAACAATTGACATCGTCGGCAAAGTAA
- a CDS encoding LPXTG cell wall anchor domain-containing protein, translated as MSSSESASTSSSLMASDSHTPSGSESAKVSPALPKTGERESLAAVIGVGALLSGGLLGKKKKSH; from the coding sequence GTGTCAAGTTCAGAGTCCGCTTCAACGTCAAGTAGCTTGATGGCTTCTGATAGCCATACTCCTTCAGGCTCAGAGTCCGCTAAGGTGTCGCCGGCTCTTCCTAAGACTGGTGAGCGAGAGTCCTTAGCAGCCGTAATTGGTGTCGGGGCCTTGCTAAGTGGTGGTCTTCTTGGTAAGAAAAAGAAGTCACATTAA